The genomic stretch acttttttttaaatggaacaACTTGATGATGTCAGTACAGTTTAACAGGAGGATTGTCAAGTAGGGCCAGCTGATCCTGTGGCAGGGTACTTTCAGGAGAGTAACTGCCCTCTGGGCTAAAGTATACATCCTGTGTGTCCTGCTGTCCAGGACATCACAGCCAGCACCTACGGGGAGTCGGGTGAACTCTGGAGGTGCAACATGAAAGCCCTCTTTTAAACTTTACTCTGCTCTGTTGTTTCATTTGGTCATTCCCTCAAAATATTTGCATGGTCCTCTGCCTGCCACATTTGGTATAAAATGTAGCATTTCAGAGATCTGTAGCTTCATGCAGGGCCAATTCAGGGTTGCAGGGTTCAATTCACACAATCCAACAGACTCTAAGTTGGCTTTCAATTTGGCCAAAATTCCCAAATATTGACAGAAAATTAGGGATGCTGTGCTGGTAAAAATCCACATTGATTGACCCTAGTATATTTATAAGTAAAGTCATCTAAGGGgctggtgtgtgtttttctttaacTCCACTCCACAGAAcatctttttaatttaaagtttgCTGCCAAAGAACTCCaaagaaatgccaaaaaatgtgagaaagaagaaaaggcagaaaagtcaaaagtaaaaaaagtaagTAGAGCAGTAAAACTTTTATCTCTGTTTTAGGATTTGTTAACCTATCAGTACTCTTTTTCTTTAGGCTATTCAGAAAGGGAATGTGGAAGTAGCCAGAATTCATGCTGAAAATGCCATCAGACAGAAGAACCAGTCTCTGAATTTTTTGAGAATGAGTGCTCGAGTGGACGCTGTGGCAGCCAAAGTCCAGAGCGCTGTTACAATGCAGCAGGTATTTGTATGAGACATACAGTGTGTTATGACAaccttttggatgttttgtcAAATTTATGTCTTCAATTGAGTAGTATCTTCTCAAATCCTGCTCTGgcacataaaagtcaaattaaagtgttaaataacaaaatatgagaaagaaaaatcaaatcGTATATTcagaatataaaatacagttaatGGAATTTTTGTTAATGCTATATAGGTCACGAAATCCATGGCAGGTGTAGTTAAGGGAATGGATGCTACTCTAAAGAGCATGAACCTGGAAAAGGCAAGTAAAACAAGAAATCTATTCCTataaaaagtctaaaataaacaataacaacaatgcCATATGACTGTGTTTAGATTTCCTGCCTTATGGACAAGTTTGAGCAACAGTTTGAAACCCTGGATGTTCAGACGGCCCAAATGGAGGACACCATGAGCAGCACCACCACGCTGACAACACCACAGGTACATTTTTGAGGTTTATcacaacatttttaatcaacatTAATGTTAGTAAATAAGTATGATTACTGTTTTTCAGAACCAAGTGGAATCACTGCTGCATGAAATGGCAGATGAAGCAGGGTAAGGCTTTACACCACAACCTACATCTTAAAAGTTACCAAAATCATAATATTGATGATCTGGTAATTATTTCAGGTTGGACCTGAACATGGAGCTTCCCCAGGGACAGACTGGATCTGTGGGAACCAGTGTGGCTTCTGCTGAACAGGTACCTAATCTTTGATAGTTCCTCTACAAGTAGATTGCTTGGCTTCTTTCATGAtttgcatgttttctttttaaggATGAACTATCTCAAAGGCTTGCTAGACTTCGAGATCAAGTATAAATGTGGACTACTCTTGACTGCCACCATCAACCTTTGACATGCTGTACACTACCTGATTATAAACTCCCAACCACCTCACATTAATCTCTCCCGTCTCAACATATTAATGTCTTTGTCAGGTTACTGTGcggtgtgtttttttaaattgaggCTTGTCTCATTGTCAGGTTCCTGTTTTTTAAATTGAGGCCTGATTTGTTTCCCTGTTCATATTGTTTTGGAAGGAACTATTCTTTCAGTAACTTGTAAATACTGTACTAGTTCCACTGTATATCAACCTGTGTGTTATCATTTACATATATTTCTGATACTATTGAGGTGGGCCATGTTGAGTATAAGATCAGCTTTGATTCAAAAATTACTATTAAGCAAAAAGCAAATATCAAAAATGTCTCATAAGTCCTCAGAGTATTTCTATTTATGATTACGTAGGTTTTCATATGCATGTATGCAGCTATATGCACTCATGATTTGATTAGGTGAATACATAAGCTCTGgccatattattttatttgtaaggtTTTTAAATAACTTACTGGAATTGTTTCTGGTTCCTGTCTTGTTTTCCATTTGACATGGAATTTGGTAAAGGGTTAACGCTTGGGGAACAAAGAAGTAGCTAATAAAATTTTATAATAAGCTTCTGTCTTTGGTATGTTTCCACATACAGTTAAGATAATCCACAAGATAACTGAGATTCCATTTGtggacattttatacattttttagaaTTAAATTAGGGTGTTCATAGTGAGTACAAGTGATTTCTCTAGGGGTGTTAATCTGATCTAATTATGCTACTTTCTTGATGTTCTTGAGTGTATTAACTACGCAAATGAATCTCTaaaaatattttacttcatGTGTTAATTTTAAATAGGAGATAAGATACGGCATTTTGATGAAGGCAGATTTTTATCTCTAGGCTAAAGACAAATACAGAAATGTTGACCCTTCCATAGATATCAGTCTTTACGAGTCttacacacagttcctttaagtgcGGTTAATTTATTTTGCCTTCAGCCGCCACATTCAGGATTGTTAAATATTCAGGATGACATAGCATTTTAAAGGATCTTGCTACACTTTTTTTAACGGCGTTTCTATTTTATGAGTAAGATTCATACCCAGATATGTCAACACTACTTTGTTTCATCGTAATTATGCAATGTAATGTGTTATATTGATCTAGTACTGCTCTGCGGGTTGAGGAGGGGGAGTTGTTGGTCATGTGACTTTGGGGTAAACAGGAAGCAGCTGATCCTTTACTGTTTCTGCGAAGTAATTAATATAAGTGTAGCCCTGAAATCTCATCATTTTTACAGTACCAGCTACTTGGGCAGATTTAAGAGCTCTACGCGGGTGTGGTACGTGGACTTTGGGAATTTTAGGTGAGAGAACGTTCCATTTTGCTTACACAAATCTGACGGATGTCGCGTTAGCTAACTTAGCATCGCAAGCTAATATGTTCAtgtgaaagtaaaataaaacaggttGATTCCAAATGTTTGGTTTACAGAGTCGCTGTTTTGTTGTACCAATCAGAGTTCACATGTCTAAGTAGCTGTCTGTACACGTTGAGGGTTAAAGAGTTTTTGATTAAACAGATTTGCGTTTTGCACCTTGGTGAAAATGACAGTATGTTTGTTCCGCAGCTCAGAGAGGAATTGCAAACACTGAAGTCTTCTGACCCGCAGCTCCTAGAATTTGTACCGTGTTTACTGAGGGGGATGTCAGGTTCAGCAATGAAGAAAAAGGTACAGTTGAAGCTTCATCATTTATTAACAACAACATGCCATTTGACACATAGGATGACAACCATTTCTGTGTTTTCAACCATGGCTTTATTAGACTATTACATTCTTACATTTATTCTGGTATTTTCCAATCTAGCAATTCCCATTGAAACTCTTTGGATGTACAAACTAATATGTGGAAGTCATTGCTAATAACattgcttttttttccctttcctcAACCAATATTCTTGTGCTAATCCACTATCTGTGTGTCCAGGTGTTATTGATGGGGAAAAGTGGTTCCGGGAAGACCAGTATGAGATCCATTATCTTTGCCAATTATATAGCTCGGGATACAAGGCGTCTTGGAGCCACAAGTAAGAAACACCACACCCACAGACATATTGTTTTAAACTAACTCTAAAATTTCTATTATTGTTTTAGTTGACGTTGAACACTCCCATGTACGATTTCTTGGCAATCTTGTTCTAAACCTTTGGGATTGTGGAGGGTAAACTACCACTCAACatattattgatttgaaaatactGGGTGATTGCATTTCGAACTTACTTTTTCCTTGATCATCTCATCAGGCAGGACACATTTATGGAAAACTACTTCACCAGCCAGAGGGACAACATTTTCCGAAATGTAGAGGTTctcatttatgtatttgatGTTGAGAGTCGTGAGTTGGAGAAGGACATGCATTACTACCAATCATGTCTTGAGGCCATTCTGCAAAACTCCCCTGATGCCAAAGTCTTCTGTCTTGTACACAAAATGGACCTGGTACAAGAGGACCAACGGGATCTGGTGAGTCCACAGTTGATAAAATGTTGAGGGAAATTGTAGTGTGTTTTGATGTTGTTGCTTTAAGGGGATTGTAAACTCTGATGAATCCAAAACATGTGATGAAATCTAACTTACTCTACTGGAAGTAAAGAAATGATAGAGATCTCGTTTTACTAATGTGTTACAATCACATAATGAGaagtaatgtctgtgtaatccctcagtcatccaggtctgatccatagcaaaagacgaagtttaagagaacaatagcagggttgttaaaggttgaatagggtagtttcagctgaaactggagacaatagctgtttacagcttcagtgtagttagccccttcTTCAGATAGCTGGTGGAcatggccttatatctatctggccagaactgaagaagaggcttggatgagcagcgaaacgtcttcactcttacaactatTTGAACTATTTGAACCAGTAGTATTAGTAAAACTATAATATACTTTATACTCAATATTTATCAGTGGacacctttttatttatttgttttttctactTATGCTTCAGATTTTCAAAGAGCGCGAAGAAGACCTCAAGAGATTGTCACGACCATTGGCGTGCACATGCTTTAGGACATCGATCTGGGATGAAACGCTCTATAAGGTTATAAAACTTCAGCTGTCActctgtaatgtttttatttatctccatcatATTCATCTAATATAATATCATACAGGCATGGTCAAGCATAGTGTATCAGCTCATCCCCAATGTTCAGCAACTGGAGACAAATCTGAGAAACTTTGCTCAGATCATTGAAGCAGATGAAGttcttctgtttgagagagCGACTTTCCTGGTTAGATCCAACAATTATATTTATAGTAAtgcatatacaatatacaagtagattaaaaataaacataaatgtgaTCATGATTATTCTGCCCTTTTGTTTTTACAGGTGATCTCTCACTATCAGTGCAAAGAGCAGCGTGACGCACATCGGTTTGAGAAGATTAGCAACATTATCAAACAGTTTAAACTCAGTTGCAGGTGAGTGCAGTGACCACATCCTCATCAGTCCTCACACTGaaaccacacacacagttccaatgttgttatttttttcagtaaactTGCAGCTTCGTTCCAAAGTATGGAAGTTAGGAACTCCAACTTTGCGGCCTTTATTGATGTCTTTACCTCTAACACTTATGTTATGGTCATCATGTCAGATCCATCCATCCgtaagtacaaaaaaaaaaaaatcaaatacatgtttttaaattctGTCTTTTACATACCGTCCCCATCTAAACCTGCTCCTTTTTTCTGCCCTCAGCCTCTGCAGCGACGCTCATCAATATCCGAAATGCTAGGAAACACTTTGAGAAGCTGGAGCGGGTGGATGGACCCAAACACAGCCTGCATATGCGAATGCGTTAGCCTAAAGTTCACATGGACGCTCTCAGCCAATCACTCAGGCCACAAACAGCACATTGCGATTCAGTTCTGAAAACACAAGTAACTCTTCCTCTGTATTTTCACATTCAATCAAATGTTACCAGGGGGAATaatttgttttggttctgttttttgattgtgtttattaTAAAAAGTGATATATTTTGTCACGTCAAAGAACACAAGTAGTGATAAGAGAGACAGCTTTTGGCTACACTTggcatttgtcatttcttttctGGCACACATTGTAATTGTGTGAAATCATTTACAAATGAGAAGCAGGTAATGTTGGACTTTTAAAGATATGTTTGTACTCTTTTAAACAAGTATAAACTATAtgcaaaatctattaaaatgttctttttcttAATTAAATAATGTGTGAATTATTTACTGAGACAAATATTGACAAATAAGGCCAGCAATACTAATAGCTGCAGTGGTATCTGTTGCTGAAGCATAAGTTGTACTAGCAGTTGTTGGATACAGTTGTCACACAGATCGCATGTTTAAGGTTGGGCCAAGTTGTATGAGTGTGCACTGTAGTTAAAGAGATTTATTTGACTGTTGCGCACCTGTTTGACCGGCTGCAAAGAGTTGACAATGTGACATGAAGTGAGTCATgtgatatttaaatgtatttaaatctgAAGAACACTTTAAATTCAAgtgttgttaaaataaatacaccccATCAATTGAAAATATGTGCGTAGACCATAAACAAACCTATTTACTCATGATCATAAAACCAGACCTAAGAGACCGCCCTGGGTTCTGCAGTGGCCCACTTGACAGATTAGAAGCTTTGaaggtaaaatacacaaaaagtaaattaattaaattgcTTTTTTGTCATGGACTTGACATGGACACTGAATTACACTCTCagtgaaattaaatattgtGTGTTAATATTATGTCTATCTAAAATTATGTACGATTTACCACAACCCAGTGATCCAGTGTGCACTCCTTGTAAAtatttcttaaaaaataaatatcgcTTGTATAGAACCCCCAATGAAAAGACTGTGCCCATAGAGAGAGTGTTAACTCTGTAAATATTACATTGTACCGGATGAATCCAAATCAGATAGATGTTATCTCATAAATTCAGGATATATTTAGACTCCTTTCTTCATTGCAGGTAAGAAGAGCTGTCTGTGACCCCTCGTTCTTACCTCCAGGGTTGTGGCAGTGCCCTCAGCAACTCCTTTTATTATGTCCAAGTCTGCAGCAAAAGCCATTGTTCAAATGCTTATCAACATTTCTCTTGTGGTTCAGTTGTATCCTGGAATGTGGAAGCAGGAGGAAGGGAAAATCCCCACTCTGGAGCACAGAGCAAGACtttataataatacaaacagaCAGGTTTCCCTTTTTAGTATGCAAAAAATTGTGTTGGACAGTTACAGAATAATAGAAAATGTTGTATAAATTATAACTGTGGCTAaagtctgacaaaaaaaaacaacagttaagataatgttttaaaatagggGTATGGGAAGTtgtttagaaataaagtttaaaaagtaaaaaatgtggaCTTTTTTCAATATTAGACCAATATATTATGCATATGAAGAGGAAAatataatatactgtatattactTACAAAGAAGTAAACTATTTGGATAGATGTATTCATTGGGAAAAAAAGCTTGTATTCTGAGATACAACATTACCTCACTGGACTGGCCTCCCTTGAGGAGCAACAGAGCATAGTGTACAGAACCACTGCACAGAACATCAGGAGGGTGAATCCCCAGCTTATGCATGTTTACAAAACTCAGGCAGCTTACTTTTCGTCAtaaggaaataaatgaataaaagaggTTCAGTGACATGGCAGTTTTATCTgacttaaatatatttattcatatttgatgataaaaagctcaaattgttGGTTAAACTACCTTTTCCTGTCTCGCTGTCTGTGGACCCACCCTCCCCCTTATTAGCTGTACAAGTGTCCCCCTCATCATCAGCCCCACAGTCTGTCTGATTCAGCTGCCTCTCCAGCAGAGTTATTCTCTGCTTTAACCTttgctgcgtgtgtgtgtattcatTGAGCAATCGTGCAAATCGAGTCTGCAGAGTGTCTAGTCCAGTCTCAAGTCGCTCCACTTTGTCTTCAGTATCCTCCTTCTCCAAACCACCACTTTCTGCATTCTCATCCAAAAGACCTTCTTTCATTAAAatctctctacctctttccTCTAATACAGTTTTGCATCGGGATACTCGGTCACTGCCTCCATCAGGTCATCTttggagagacagaagagatcAGAGTAGCCCAAGCTGCGGATATTAGCTGTCCGGCGGTTGCCCATTTTACTTCCTTTAATGTTGAGAATGCTTATTTCCCCAAAACAGCTCCCCGCAGTGAGGAGGGCATACTGCGTGACTCCATCATCAGCCACTACAGCCAGTTTACCTTCTTTTATAATGTACATCTCCTTTCCTATGTCACCTTTCCTGCAAATGTAGTCGCCAGGACTGAAGACCTGTGGTTGCAGTTTGAGGACAAGTTCAACCAAAAGTCCTGCTTCACAATCTTGAAAGATTCGCACTTTCTTCAATGTCTCAAGATGTACATTTATAGCAATTTCTGCTCGTAGTTTGTTGGGAAGGTTTTTAAGCACTTCCTGTTCATCAACAGCTTTTTTATTAGTCCACAGGTAATCAAACCATTTAATGACACGTGTTTCCAGATCTCTGCTGACTTTGCGAAAGTGCATGTAATGTTTTATTGCATCAATTCGAGCTTGAAATTCAGCGCGTGTAGCATTCATGTTAGCTATCATTGAGCCAACATTTCCAACAATAGTAGCAAAGATTAAAACACCAACAAGAAAATCAAAGACAACAAATAAGTACTCTTCATCTCGTACTGGAGCAGGCATTTCGCCAATAGTGGTGAGAGTGAGGGTGGACCAGTACAGACAGTAGACATAACTGTGTTGTGAGAGAGGAGAACTCTGGTTTGGAGGAGTTGGGGAAAACCCAGGAATCTGATCCAAATCCCAAAGACTTGGAGATGCGTAGTAAATGCAAGCATTCCAGTGGATGATGACCAAGATGTAGAGCACCAGGTTACAGAT from Periophthalmus magnuspinnatus isolate fPerMag1 chromosome 14, fPerMag1.2.pri, whole genome shotgun sequence encodes the following:
- the chmp1b gene encoding charged multivesicular body protein 1b, which codes for MPKMEQHLFNLKFAAKELQRNAKKCEKEEKAEKSKVKKAIQKGNVEVARIHAENAIRQKNQSLNFLRMSARVDAVAAKVQSAVTMQQVTKSMAGVVKGMDATLKSMNLEKISCLMDKFEQQFETLDVQTAQMEDTMSSTTTLTTPQNQVESLLHEMADEAGLDLNMELPQGQTGSVGTSVASAEQDELSQRLARLRDQV
- the rraga gene encoding ras-related GTP-binding protein A, which produces MSGSAMKKKVLLMGKSGSGKTSMRSIIFANYIARDTRRLGATIDVEHSHVRFLGNLVLNLWDCGGQDTFMENYFTSQRDNIFRNVEVLIYVFDVESRELEKDMHYYQSCLEAILQNSPDAKVFCLVHKMDLVQEDQRDLIFKEREEDLKRLSRPLACTCFRTSIWDETLYKAWSSIVYQLIPNVQQLETNLRNFAQIIEADEVLLFERATFLVISHYQCKEQRDAHRFEKISNIIKQFKLSCSKLAASFQSMEVRNSNFAAFIDVFTSNTYVMVIMSDPSIPSAATLINIRNARKHFEKLERVDGPKHSLHMRMR
- the cnga2b gene encoding LOW QUALITY PROTEIN: cyclic nucleotide gated channel subunit alpha 2b (The sequence of the model RefSeq protein was modified relative to this genomic sequence to represent the inferred CDS: inserted 3 bases in 3 codons; deleted 3 bases in 3 codons), giving the protein MKMTGQAAERDRSPHNLSVKTTLDDEIERAESILSRVPSVCDDTCSELQRVAALDPHGGQSRNSFQRRGAVSRLVNLVVRLREWAHRSLLEEEERPDSFLERFRGPELRTAPSRSSNNPQEGADKGIIKRKWDLFVVSPSDNAYYRWLFVIAIAVLYNWFLVVARACFDQLQVDNYVCWLVLDYLSDTVYLMDTCVRLRTGFLEQGLLVKDHGKLRDSYVRTLQFKLDVLSMLPTDLAYIATGIHTPQLRFNRLLRFPRMFEFFDRTETRTNYPXIFRICNLVLYILVIIHWNACIYYXISKSLGFGSDSWVFPNSSKPEFSSLTTQYVYCLYWSTLTLTTIGEMPAPVRDEEYLFVVFDFLVGVLIFATIVGNVGSMIANMNATRAEFQARIDAIKHYMHFRKVSRDLETRVIKWFDYLWTNKKAVDEQEVLKNLPNKLRAEIAINVHLETLKKVRIFQDCEAGLLVELVLKLQPQVFSPGDYICRKGDIGKEMYIIKEGKLAVVADDGVTQYALLTAGSCFGEISILNIKGSKMGNRRTANIRSLGYSDLFCLSKDDLMEAVTEYPDAKXVLEERGREILMKEGLLDENAESGGLEKEDTEDKVERLETGLDTLQTRFARLLNEYTHTQQRLKQRITLLERQLNQTDCGADDEGDTCTANKGEGGSTDSETGKDLDIIKGVAEGTATTLEPVKQVRNSQINLFNYSAHSYNLAQP